In Streptomyces sp. NBC_01381, the sequence TGGGCGCCCTCGTCGGGGACACCGCCGCCCGCCATGTGGGCCTGGGCGGGCTGCTCTTCACGGCCGCCCTGTACGACCTGCTGCTCGCGCCGTTCACGGTGCCGCTGATCATCGCGCTCGCCCGGCGCGCCGACAACGATCCGCTGGGGGAGAGCTCCTCCGGCGCCAAGGCCACCGACGTCTCCGAGGGATGGCTCTCCTCCGGTACCGGTCTGCGCATCGGCAATCAGCGCGGCGGCCTGCGGATGAAGGCGGCCAAGGCCCGCGTCGCGCGCGCCGGACGCATCAAGGGGGTCAAGCGCCTGTGAGGGCTCGGAACTTCACGCCCGGCTTCACCTTCAGGGGAGGGGAGAAGTGACCAACATCCCGGAGACCGGACGGACCCCACGGGTCCAGATCCGCCTCGTCGTCATCCAGATCCTCGTACTCTCCCTCCTGCTCACCCTCGGCGGCCGCCTCTGGTACCTCCAGGTCCGCAACGGCGATGAGTACGCCAAGGAAGCCTCCGGCAACCACGTCCAGCAGGTCGTCCAGCCCGCCGTGCGCGGCTCGATCCTCGACGCCCGCGGCGTCCCGATCGCCGACAACGAGACCCGTCTGGTCGTCTCCGCGTCCCGCACCGACCTGATGAAGATGAAGGACGACGGCAAGGCGGTCCTCGCCAAGCTCGCGGACGTCCTCGGCATGAGCGCGAAGGACGTCGGCGAGAAGGTCCGCCTCTGCGACTCCGAGACCCCGCAGCCCTGCTGGAACGGCTCGCCCTACCAGCCGATCCCGATCACCGACGAGGCGTCGCCCAAGCAGGCCCTGCAGATCCGCGAGCGCTCCGAGGACTTCCCCGGCATCACCGCGGAGCCCACGGCCGTCCGCCGCTACGCCGCCCCCGGCAAGTCCAACACCGCGCAGGTGCTCGGCTATCTCTCGCCCGTCACCGACGAGGAGATCAAGAAGGCCGAGAACACCGACTCGCCGTTCCTCCGCTCCGACCAGGTCGGCCGCTCCGGCCTTGAGCGGACGTACGACGCCCAGCTGCGCGGCAAGGCGGGCGTCACCCGCTACGAGGTCGACAAGCTCGGCCGCGTCCTCGGCAAGGCCAAGGACGACCCGACCGAGCCGGGCGCGAACGTCGTCACCAGCATCGACGCGCGCGTGCAGGCCCTGTCCGAGTACTGGCTCAACGACGCGATGAAGAAGGCCCGCAAGGAGCTCGACAGGAACACCAACGAGAACTACAAGGCCGACGCGGGCGCCGTCGTCGTCATGGAGAACAAGACCGGACGCATCGTCTCCATGGCGTCCAACCCGGACTACGACCCGAACGCCTGGGTCGGCGGCATCTCCGGCAAGGACTACACGAAGCTCACCGGCAAGAAGTCCAACTACCCGCTCCTGAATCGCGCCATCCAGGGGCAGGCGGCCCCCGGCTCGATCTTCAAGGTCATCCCGACCACGGCGGCGGTCAACGCGGGCTACGACTTCAACGGGAGCTATCCCTGCCCCAGCTCGTACTCCGTCGGCGGCCAGGTCTTCAAGAACTTCGAGTCCAAGGGCCACGGCTCCATCACGCTCGGCCAGGCCCTCGAAGTGTCCTGCGACACCGTCTTCTACAAGCTCTCGCACGACCAGTGGATCAAGGACGGCGGCATCAAGCCGAAGAGGGACGCCAAGGACTGGTTCTACAAGACCGCCCACCAGTTCGGCCTCGGCAAGGAGACCGGCATCGACCTGCCGAACGAGGTCACCGGACGCGTCCCGGACCGCCAGTGGAAGAAGGACTACTGGAAGGCCAACAAGGACGGCTGGTGCAAGCAGGGCAAGAAGGGCGGTGACTACGTCGAGAAGATCGCGTACGAGAACTGCCTCGAAGGCATGAAGATGCGCGCCGGTGACTCGGTCAACTACGCCATCGGACAGGGCGACACCCTCGTCACGCCGATACAGATGGCGACGATCTACTCCGCCATCGCCAACGGCGGCACCATGTACGACCCCACCGTCGGCAAGGCGATCATCAGCGCCGACGGCAAGCGGGTCGAGGAGATCGCGCCGAAGTCGCACGGCAAGCTGCCCATGAACGAGAAGACGCGCACCGACATAGACGGTGCCCTCGCCGACGTGGCGACCAAGGGAACGGCCGCCTGGCGGTTCGGCGGCTGGCCGCAGGACAAGATCCCGATGCACGCCAAGACGGGTACGGCGGAGGTCTACGGCAAGCAGACCACCTCGTGGTTCGCGACGTACACCAATGACTACACGATCGTGATGACGATCTCCCAGGGTGGTACGGGTTCCGGAGCCTCGGGACCCGCCGTCCGCAAGATCTACGACGGCATCTACGGCCTGGACGAGGACGGCAACCAGGACCTGAAGAAGGCGCTGCTTCCGCAGCCGCAGAAGAACCTGCCGAAGATCGAGAAGGACGGTTCGATCGACTCCCCGAAGATCAAGCCGTACAAGCCGGAGGCCCCCAAGCCGCCGAAGGAGCAGCAGGAACTGGCGGGCCCGCCCGCGAACTGGAGGCGTGACTAGTGGCCGGCAACAATGGCTTCTCCGTCCCCGGCTACGGTCCCGAGCGCTCCAAGGCGTCGATCGCCCGCCTGTTCGCCCGCGACTCGATGCTGCGCAGGCTCGACTGGCCGATACTGCTCTCGGCGCTCGCGCTCTCCGCGATCGGCTCCGCGCTCGTCTACTCGGCCACCCGCAACCGCACCGAGCTGGTCGGCGACGACCCGTACGCCTTCGCGCTCAAGCACCTCCTGAACATCGGCATCGGGATCGTCCTGATGGCCGGCACGATCTGGCTCGGCCACCGCACGCTGCGCACGGCCGTGCCGATCCTCTACGGCATCTCGGTCTTCCTGGTGCTGCTCGTGCTGACCCCGCTCGGCGCGACCATCAACGGCGCGCACGCGTGGATCGTGATCGGCGGCGGCCTCTCGCTGCAGCCCTCCGAGTTCGTGAAGATCACGATCATCCTGGGCATGGCGATGCTGCTCGCGGCGCGGGTCGACGCGGGCGACCGGGTCCACCCCGACCACCGCACGGTCGTCCAGGCCCTCGGTCTGGCCGTCGTACCGATACTGATCGTGCTCCTCATGCCCGACCTCGGGTCGGTCATGGTGATGGCGATGATCGTGCTCGGCGTGCTGCTCGCATCCGGCGCGTCCAACCGCTGGGTCTTCGGACTCCTCGGCACGGGCGCGGCGGGCGCGGTCGCCGTCTGGCAGCTCGGCGTCCTGGACGACTACCAGATCGCCCGCTTCGCGGCCTTCGCCAACCCCGCGCTCGACCCGGCGGGCGTCGGCTACAACACCAACCAGGCGCGCATCGCGATCGGCTCCGGCGGCCTGACCGGCACCGGCCTGTTCAAGGGCTCGCAGACCACCGGCCAGTTCGTGCCCGAGCAGCAGACGGACTTCGTCTTCACCGTCGCGGGCGAGGAGCTCGGCTTCCTGGGCGCGGGCCTCATCCTGGTCCTGCTCGGCGTCCTGCTCTGGCGGGCCTGCCGCATCGCCCGCGAGACGACCGAGCTGTA encodes:
- the mrdA gene encoding penicillin-binding protein 2: MTNIPETGRTPRVQIRLVVIQILVLSLLLTLGGRLWYLQVRNGDEYAKEASGNHVQQVVQPAVRGSILDARGVPIADNETRLVVSASRTDLMKMKDDGKAVLAKLADVLGMSAKDVGEKVRLCDSETPQPCWNGSPYQPIPITDEASPKQALQIRERSEDFPGITAEPTAVRRYAAPGKSNTAQVLGYLSPVTDEEIKKAENTDSPFLRSDQVGRSGLERTYDAQLRGKAGVTRYEVDKLGRVLGKAKDDPTEPGANVVTSIDARVQALSEYWLNDAMKKARKELDRNTNENYKADAGAVVVMENKTGRIVSMASNPDYDPNAWVGGISGKDYTKLTGKKSNYPLLNRAIQGQAAPGSIFKVIPTTAAVNAGYDFNGSYPCPSSYSVGGQVFKNFESKGHGSITLGQALEVSCDTVFYKLSHDQWIKDGGIKPKRDAKDWFYKTAHQFGLGKETGIDLPNEVTGRVPDRQWKKDYWKANKDGWCKQGKKGGDYVEKIAYENCLEGMKMRAGDSVNYAIGQGDTLVTPIQMATIYSAIANGGTMYDPTVGKAIISADGKRVEEIAPKSHGKLPMNEKTRTDIDGALADVATKGTAAWRFGGWPQDKIPMHAKTGTAEVYGKQTTSWFATYTNDYTIVMTISQGGTGSGASGPAVRKIYDGIYGLDEDGNQDLKKALLPQPQKNLPKIEKDGSIDSPKIKPYKPEAPKPPKEQQELAGPPANWRRD
- the rodA gene encoding rod shape-determining protein RodA, giving the protein MAGNNGFSVPGYGPERSKASIARLFARDSMLRRLDWPILLSALALSAIGSALVYSATRNRTELVGDDPYAFALKHLLNIGIGIVLMAGTIWLGHRTLRTAVPILYGISVFLVLLVLTPLGATINGAHAWIVIGGGLSLQPSEFVKITIILGMAMLLAARVDAGDRVHPDHRTVVQALGLAVVPILIVLLMPDLGSVMVMAMIVLGVLLASGASNRWVFGLLGTGAAGAVAVWQLGVLDDYQIARFAAFANPALDPAGVGYNTNQARIAIGSGGLTGTGLFKGSQTTGQFVPEQQTDFVFTVAGEELGFLGAGLILVLLGVLLWRACRIARETTELYGTIVAAGIIAWFAFQAFENIGMTLGIMPVAGLPLPFVSYGGSSMFAVWVAVGLLQSIKVQRPLSA